The following proteins are co-located in the Castanea sativa cultivar Marrone di Chiusa Pesio chromosome 8, ASM4071231v1 genome:
- the LOC142607753 gene encoding transcription factor MYB48: MGFYSQGFRFEGGGRQIIGLNRTGKSCRLRWVNYLHPGLKRGKMTPQEERLVLELHSKWGNRWSRIARKLPGRTDNEIKNYWRTHMRKKAQEKKRAMSPSSSSSNCCSSSSPSNPIVESLPLTETREKSFYDTGGPDIKASAEKQVEEEQGGENGYSMDDIWKDIENTLIPGNDGYTEEGSSFPCPTLDFPTWDQYHSESPWTMAEESKMFLPTCDQFFPCSDIDTAYLTR; the protein is encoded by the exons CCAAGGTTTCAGGTTTGAAGGTGGAGGGAGACAAATAATAG GTTTGAACAGAACAGGAAAAAGTTGCAGGTTACGGTGGGTTAATTACCTACACCCTGGTCTCAAACGAGGTAAGATGACACCCCAAGAAGAGCGCCTTGTGCTGGAACTTCACTCCAAATGGGGAAACAG ATGGTCAAGAATTGCCCGCAAATTACCAGGGCGTACAGATAACGAGATTAAAAATTATTGGAGAACTCATATGAGGAAAAAGGCTCAAGAGAAAAAGCGGGCTATGTCTCCCTCGTCATCATCTTCTAATTGCTGCTCTTCCTCATCACCAAGCAATCCTATTGTGGAATCATTGCCCTTAACAGAGACTCGAGAGAAGAGCTTTTATGACACAGGGGGCCCTGACATAAAAGCTTCAGCAGAAAAGCAGGTTGAAGAAGAGCAAGGGGGTGAAAATGGGTACTCAATGGATGATATATGGAAAGACATTGAGAACACCTTAATTCCAGGTAATGATGGCTATACTGAAGAAGGTAGCAGTTTTCCTTGCCCTACTTTGGATTTTCCAACATGGGATCAATACCATTCGGAATCACCATGGACCATGGCTGAAGAGAGTAAGATGTTTCTCCCCACATGTGATCAATTTTTTCCCTGTTCTGATATTGACACAGCATATCTAACTCGCTAA